The Spiroplasma litorale nucleotide sequence AATAACGTTGAAAATATTATTAAAATAATAAAAAGCTTTAATAAAAATATAATTGTTATTTTAGATTTAGCTCAATCAGTAATTCATAATAAAATTGATGTATCTAAATGAGGAGTTGACTGTGTTGCTTTTTCGACTCATAAAATGTTTGGTCCTTTTGGTTTAGGAGTTTTATGAGCAAAAGAAGAAATATTGAATTTAATGAACCCAATTGTTTATGGTGGGGGTAATAATATTGATATAACCAGAAATGATTATAGATTAGCGAATATTCCAGATAAATTTGAAAGTGGTACACTTAATCTAAGTGCAATCTATGCTTTTAATAAATGTTTGGACATAATTAATAAAATTGGCATTGATAATATTATTAATCATTCAAAAGAATTGAAAAGATATTTGAGAAGTAAAGTGAATGCTAATTTATATAAAAAGTTTGATTTTTATAATATTGATAATGATGAACCCATACTAGTTTTCAATTTAAAAAATGTAAATGCTCAAGACTTTGGTTCATTTTTAAATAAGAAGTACAACATATCAGTAAGGGTTGGAAAGCATTGTTCAAGGCTTGTAAACAAATTACTGAATACAAATTCTACTATTAGAGCAAGTTTCTCAATTTATAACACAAAAGAAGATATTGATAATTTTGTTTTAGCTTTAAATGATTCAGATAGTTGAATTGATGAAATTATATAAGGAGATATATGATTGATAAAAACGATAAAATTATGTTAAGACAAATAATTATGGAACATTATACAGCACCTGAAAATAAAAACTTATTAAATAATAAAGAAGCAATAATAAAATTACAAGATTCACCTACTTGTAGTGATGAAATTAATGTTCAATTGTTATTTGATTTAGATTGTATTGAAGATTCAAGGTTTGATGGTAATGCTTGTGCTATTGCAACAGCAGCTTCAGATATTTTATGTAATGGTTTAAAAAATAAAAATAAAAAAGAAGCATTAAAATATTTAGAAAATTATCACAAATTAATAACAACAGGAGAATGTGATGAAAACATTCTAGATGAATTAATTGTATTTTCAGATATTTATAAGCAAGGAAATAGAATTAATTGCGCTTTATTGGCAGCTGATGGATTTAAAAAAATTATATTAAATGAGGTTTAAGTATGAAAAAATTGAAACAAGAAAAAGAAATTAAAGAAATTTCAAATTATAAATACGGTTTTAACGAAGGAGAAGTTTCTTCTTTTAAAGTGGAAAAGGGTATAAACGAAGAAATAATCAAACAAATTTCAAGACATAAAAATGAGCCAGAATGGATGCTTGATTATAGACTTAAAAGTTTAAAAATATTTAATGACTTTCCTCAACCTAATTTTGGTCCCGACCTAAATTTTATAAATTTTGATGATTATTATTACTACACAGAAGGGGACAATAAAATTTCAAATGATTGAGATGATGTCCCGACAAATATTAAAAAAACTTTTGAAAGATTAGGAATACCAGAAGCCGAAAAAGAATTTTTATTAGGTATAAATGCACAATGAGATGCAAAACCAGTTTATGAAAATTTAAATAAAGAATTAGAAAAACAAGGAGTTATTTTTACTGACTGTGATACAGCACTTAGAAAATATCCGGAAATTTTTAAAAAATATTTTGGAATGATTGTTAAAAATAATGATAATAAGTATGCTGCTCTTAATTCTGCAGTATGAAGCGGAGGAACTTTTATTTATGTTCCAAGTGGAATAAAACTTTCAAAACCATTGCAAGCATATTTTAGAATTAACTATCAATTATCAGGACAGTTTGAAAGAACTTTGATAGTTGTTGAAGATGATGCTGAATTACATTACATAGAAGGTTGTACAGCACCAATTTATTCAAAAAACAATTTACATGCTGCCATTGTTGAAATATTCATTGGTAAAAGGTCTAAAGTTAGATACACAACCGTACAAAATTGAAGCGACAACGTACTAAATCTTGTTACAAAAAGAAGTTTAGTTGAAGAAGATGGAAGAATGGAATGGATTGATGGAAACATTGGTTCTAAAATAAATATGAAATATCCTTCATGTATATTAAAGGGTGATAGATCTCAAGGCGATACTATATCTATTGCTGTTGCAAAAAAAGGTGTCTATCAAGATGCGGGAAGTAAAATGATACATTTAGGTAAGGAAACAAAATCTAAAATAATCTCTAAATCAATAACGTTCCAAGGAGGTACTGCAAATTATAGAGGGCTTGCTTATATTGGACCAAATGCGATAAATTCAAAAGCTAGAGTTGAGTGTGATACTCTAATTTTAGATAATCAATCTCATTCAGACACAATTCCACAAAATAAGGTTCATAATAATAAATCTCAAATTGAGCATGAAGCAACAGTATCTAAAGTTAGTGAAGAACAATTGTTTTATTTAATGTCTAGAGGTTTGAGTGAGCAACAAGCATTAGAAATCATAGTTATGGGCTTCTTAGAACCTTTTACAAAGGAATTACCACTTGAATATGCAGTTGAACTAAACCAATTAATTAAAATGGATATGGAGGGATCTGTGGGTTAAAAAACCATACAAAAAATGTATGGTTTTTTTATATATTAAATTTTTTATATAAATTTCTATTTTATAAATTTTCAACAACTTTTTTAGCGCCATCACATTTTTTACAATATATAACTGACATTTCGTTTTTTCACATTAATTTTGAAGATTTTAATGAGAAGTTATTAACTTCAGGTAGTTTTTTCTTTGCACTGACAAAATAATCCATATATTCATCAGTTTTATAACTTCTTTTACAATTTAGACATTTTATGTGAGATACTTGAAATTTTAATATTATTGATCTAACCTCGGCTATATATCATTCAAGATTATTTTTTGAATATTCATCTGAAAAGTATTTATCAAAAGCATCAATTAATTCTCTTTCACCAGCATCCGTTCTTTGTTTTTTGTCATTATATTTTTTTACAAATACAGGAAGAATTACAAGTGTTAAAAATGTGATTATTGTATTTGATCCTATAAATATACAAGACGCAAGAGCTATTTTTGTAGATGTATCCATATTTTAAATCCTTTCTCTTATAAAAATTATAATACAATTTCTACTCCCTCAATATCATAAGGGAATTCTTCAATTAATATCGATTCTACTCCTTCTTTAAAGGTAATATCAGTTAGTCCACAACCAACGCAGTTACCTTTTAATCTAATATATACAATTTTGTCCTTTAATGCAACAAACTCCATGTCTCCACCATCTTGATTTATATATACTTTAAGTTGATCTAGTACTTCTATAAGTTTTTTTTCTATATTATTTTCCAATGCAACCCCCAATTTTTAAAAAAAATATTATTTGTAAGTAAAATTAATATAATTTAAGTTTATAATTTTATTGTTAGGAGAGCAACAAAATGGTAGAAAAAGGACAAAAAATTATTGCTAAAGTAACAGCAATTGTTAATTATGGAGCATTTTGCGAAATAATTGATAATGATGAAACAATTAAAGGATTGATTCATATTTCAGAAATATCAGATTTTTATGTAAAAAGTATTTCTGAGTTTTTAGAAACTGGAAAAGAATACGAAGTAGAAGTAATTGACTTTTCAAAGGATAAAAATCAGGTGAAGCTAAGTTACAAATCAATAAGACCAGAATTATTAAAAATTGAAAATTCAAAAATAAAAGAGACAACAAATGGGTTTGATAATCTTAAAAAGAGCGTAAAATAGTTATATAAATTAAAAATATAGGAGAAATAAATGATAAAAACTAACTTAACTTTTCTTGGATTTGAAAAAGAAATTTTAGACTTTGATAAAAGCATTTTAAAAGATTTAGAAAATAAACTTATAGATAAAAAAGGATTAGGTTCAGATTTTTTAGGTTGAATTAATTGACCAAATGACTACGATAAAGAAGAATATTCAAAAATGAAACAAATTGCTTCTCGACTTAGAAAAGATATTGATGTATTGCTTGTTGTAGGAATTGGTGGAAGTTATCTTGGAACAAGAGCTGCAGATAATATGATAAGAGGATTATTACCAAATGATAAAGTCCAATTAATATATGTTGGTAATACAATTTCTTCAAGTTATATTAAGCAAGTTCTTGACTATGTAGAAAACAAAGAGTTTGCAATTGTTAATGCATCAAAATCAGGTACAACTACTGAACCTGGAATTTCATTTAGAGTTTTTCAAAAAAAACTAATTGAAAAAAAAGGTAAGGAAATTGCTAAAAAAAGAATAGTTGCAGTTACAGATAAATCTAAAGGTGCATTGAAGAAATTGTCATTAAATGAAGGATATGAAACATTTGTAATACCAGATGATATTGGTGGTAGATTTTCAGTTTTTACACCGGTAGGTTTATTTCCTTTAATGGTAGCAGGTGTTGACACAGACTTACTAATGAAAGGTTCTCAAAAAGCTTTTAAGGATTTGAAAGATATTAATAATGAAGCATATAAATATGCTGTTGCAAGATATTTGTTAAATACAAAATATGATTATAAAACTGAAGTTTTAGTAAGTTATGAAATGCAAATGCAAATGTACACAGAATGATGAAAACAACTATTTGGGGAATCAGAAGGTAAAGATAATAAAGGTTTACTTCCTTCAAGTTGTATATTTTCAACAGACTTACACTCTTTAGGCCAATTCATTCAAGATGGAACAAAAAATGTTTTGTTTGAAACAATTATTGATGTTAAAAAACCAAGTTATGATTTAAACGTTCCAAAAGATGATGAAGATTTAGATGGATTAAATTATCTTACAAGCAAATCTTTTCATGAAATTAACCAAACCGCTTTAAAGGGGGTTATTGAAGCTCACGTTAATACAGGTCAAGTTCCAAATATAATTTTAGAATTTGATAAGATGGATGCTGAGATGTTCGGTTATTCAATTTATTGGTTTATGAGATCTTGTGCAATTAGTGGTTATCTTTTAGATATAAATCCATTTGATCAACCCGGAGTAGAAGTTTATAAAAAAAACATGTTTAAGTTATTAAAAAAACCAGGATTTTAAAAAAAGCAATTATTATTGCTTTTTTTATTTAAAATCATATTAAGAGGTAATTATGTTAGAAATAAAAGATTTATTATATTTAAGTAAAAAACAAGAAGAATTAGATGAATACATTATGACTTCAAAAAAACTATCATTGAATGAAGAAATTGATAATAACAAGATTATTGCACTTATTGTAGAAATTTCAGAATTTATTAATGAGTGTAGAGCTTTTAAATATTGATCTAATAAACCATCAAGTGATAAAAGTATTGTTTTAGAAGAATTTGTTGACTCTTTACATTTTATTATAAGTATTGGAAATGACATTGTTTTTAACTTTTCAAATTACAAATATAATGCTTGAGATAAAAAAGATATTAATTATTGAAGCATAGAAATGTATAAATCAATTATGAGTTTTCAAGGTTTTAGAAGTCATAAAAACTATTCTTCATTATTAAATACTTTTATGAATTGTATGAATATATTAGATTTTTCATCTGATGATGTTTTGAATTCATATAATAAAAAAAATGAAACAAACTTTAAAAGACAAGACAACAATTACTAGAAAATAAGGAGGTATTTATGGATACATCAAAAAAAGAAATATATAAATATAAGCCTAAGGACCCAAGTGATCCAAAAATGCCTTCACTTAATAAAGATGACTTTAATTATGACAATAATTTGCAAACAATTGAATTAACTGGCTCTATGTCATATGAAACTACTAAAATTGGTAGTGATGAATTAAAAAACGATTCAAAAATTAATGTAGTAGAAAAAGATATTGACTTAAACGATAAAGACAATGCAGATTTATTTAAAAATATTTCATCTGCAAAAAGTTTAATAAATAGTTTAAAACAAAAAGCAAATAAGGCTCTTGAAGAGAAAACGGACAGTGATGATAACAAATCGAAGGTTGTAATGCCTGATCCAAACTCAGAATTAAATATTGTAAATCATCTTAGAAATAGAGGGTCTGTAAGCAATAAATTATTACATCAAGATACAAGAACTAAAATGCGTACCTTAAGAGAAGATCATCGCTTAAATCTAACTGAGAATGAAATAAAAATAATTAAATCTGAATTTAAAGAAAAGGTTATTAAATCTTCAAAAACAGGAGTTGTTTTAAAAGAATCTAAATTTGGTTTTGAAATTTATAAAAATAATATTGATAAAAGATTTTGAGTAGTCACAGTTTGCTTTGATGAATTATTTGACCCTTCAAAGGTAAGGTTTACAAATCTTTGAGTTGGTGGTGCTTTCATTGGCTATGGATATGATTATATTGAAGATGCGATTTCAAAAGCAAAAAATTTAGCAACTTCTGGAAGAACCGGAAACATTTATTGAAGAGATTTTGTGGTAGATTGAATAAAAGATAAAAATAGGTTTGTAACTTCTGATGAGCCAAAAAAATTTACATATGAAGAATATAAAAAAATTGTTGATTGATATAGTAAAAATAAAGTTAGAATTTGTGTAAAAAATCAAAATAAAAAAGATTATGAAGATTTAATGGATGAAGCAAAACAAAAAAGAGCAAAAGGTGAAAGGGTGTCCCCGCTTATTGCGTTGCAAGCAAAAATGATTGATAAACCTAGAAAAGCTGTGAATATATACGGTTATCCAACAAAAAATCCAAAATATAAAGGAAAGGAGTATGAAAAACCCGAAAATAAATTATATGAAATTGGTTTTTCATATACAGAGTAAATGAAGAAAATCGACTCTACTACTAATGAGTTAATTAAAAAAATTGTACTATTAAAAAAATCTGTAAATATTAAAAAAAATAGTCAATATTTAATTGAAGGTGAAAAAATGATTGATTTAGCAGTTTATTTGAAAAAAGCCGAATTAATATTAATTTCAGATAAAAAATATTTAGATAAATATAAAAATTTTAAAGAATTAATATTAATAAATGATAATATTGCTAAAAAAATTACATCATTAATTAATCATCAAGGGGTATTTGCAGTTTGCGGTATAGAAAATTCTAATTTGGAATCCAACTTTGATTGCTTAGTATTAGATGATGTACAGAATCCTGGTAACATGGGGACAATATTAAGGTCAGCTTCTGCTTTTGGTTTTAAAAATATTATTTCTTCGGATAATTCAGTATCTTTTTATAATGAAAAAGTATTAAGGGCTACACAATCTAACCATTTTCAATTAAATCTAATTTCTTCAAATGATATTGAAAAAGATATAATAAATTTAAAAAATAAAGGATATTTTATTGTTGGTAGTTATTTAAAAAATAACAATAACAATAATAATGAAAAAAATAACAATAAAAATGACTCCCATAAAAAATATGCCTTAGTTCTTGGAAATGAAGGAAGTGGCATAAAAGATAATTTAGTTAAATATTTTGATAAAAATATTATAATTAAAATGGAAAAAGATGTTGAAAGTTTAAATGTTGCGGTAGCAGGTTCGATTATTATGAAAGAACTATACTATCAAAAGAATGATTTGAGGTAAATAAAATGATTAATTATAAAGCATTAATAAATGGTGAATTTATAGATAATGGCAATTGGCTTGAAATTTATGACCCATATAATAACGAAGTTGCAGGTAAAGTAACAGCTTTAAAACCTGAAGATATTGAGAAAGCATTTATGTTTGCAAGAAACGCACAAGAAAATTGAGAAAATGTTGATTTAATTACAAGAATTAAATTAATGAATGATTTTAAGAATCTGATTGAAAAAAATAAAAATGAAATAGCAAAAATAATGACAAGTGAGATATCAAAAAATCTAAAAGAATCTTTAACAGAAGTTGAAAGAACTATTGAACTAATTGAATATACTTTGGAAGAAGCAAAAAGAATGGAGCCACTAGCCTTAACTGGTGAAGGAATTGGCGCAAAAAATAAAATAGGAATTTTTTCAAGAGTTGCTAAAGGTGTTGTTTTAGCGATTTCGCCATTTAATTATCCATTTAATTTAGCGCTTGCAAAAATCATACCAGCTCTTGTAATGGGTAATACCGTAGTTTTTAAACCTGCTACTGCAGGAAGTTTAGTTGGTGCATATATTGGGAAATTATCTATTGAAGCAAAATTCCCAAAAGGAATATTTAATGTTGTTACAGGAAGAGGTCGAGAAATTGGAGATATAATTACTTCAAATAAAGAAATTGATATGATATCTTTTACAGGAAGTGTTCCAATTGGAAAAAATATAAAAGAAAAAGCAAGTACAAAGGATTTGGTTCTTGAACTAGGTGGTAAAGACCCGGCATTAGTTTTAGATGATAGTAAATTAGAGAATTGATCTAAACAAATTGTTGACGGTGCATTTGGCTACTCAGGGCAAAGATGCACAGCAATAAAAAGAGTTATTACAACAAATAAAATTGCTGATAAACTTGTGCCAATGCTAAAATCTCAAATTGAGAGTCTAACTGTAGGTTCTCCATATGAAAATAAAGCAATAACACCAGTTATTGATCAAAAATCTGCTGATTTTATAAAAGGGTTAATTGATGACTCTGTGTCAAAAAAAGCAAAAGTTTTATGTGGAAATAAATTTGAAAATAATTTGGTCTACCCAACTTTGATAGACAATGTTACTTTAGACATGAGAGTTGCCTGAGAAGAACCTTTCGGTCCAGTATTGCCAATTATTAGAATTGATGATTTAAATGAAATGATAAAAATTGCTAATGATTCTGAATTTGGATTACAAGCAAGTGTTTTTTGTAGTGATATTTCAAACGCAATTAATGTAGCAAAAAAAATAAAAGCAGGAACAGTAAATATAAATGGAAAATCACAAAGAGGGCCAGATTGTTTTCCTTTTCTAGGTATTAAAGATTCTGGTCAAGGTGTCCAAGGAGTTAGAGAATCATTGTTAAGTATGACTAGATATTCTGGAATAGTTATTAATTATTAGCATATAAGATTACATTTTGTTTTTAGTTTTGATTTTAAAATGAAATATGATAAAATAGACTTAATTAATGTGGGTTAACACAAATGGGGTTGAATAATGAAAAAAATTAAATTAATAACTAATATAATTTTACCTATTGGTTTATTAGCGGGTTTATTAGGATCATTTTTGTTTATAAAAACTATTGGTTTAGAGTCAGCTATTGATTTTGTAATTTTTAAAAGTAGCGAATATGGTACAAGTTCACCAACAATTTTCCAATGGCTTTTAATTACTACAATATTATTAAATATTATTTTATGATTGGTTTCTTTGTTTTCAAAAGTTGAAGGAGCTTTCAATTTTGTGAGATCAGTTGCAATGTTTTTACTTGCAATAGCTAACGGTTTAATGCTTTATACATTTTTAGATGAAAATTATTCTATTATTTTTAAACTTTTATTTAATATGAATTTTAACTATGCTTTAATAGGGATATCTCTTTTTATAAGTTCTATTTGTTTTATTATGTATATGGTATATTCATTTAATTCAAATCAAAACAAAACACAAAAAACTCAAAATAAAAGTGTACAAAGTCAAGTTTCAAAAGCAGATGAAGTCCAACCAGTTGTTGAACAAAGAACACCGTTTGTAAATTTACAAAACAAAGATAAAGATAATTTGGTTGAAGAAAGTTTTACTTCAACACCAAATGAAGAAACTTTCAATATTTCAGATAAGTTATCTGAACTAAAACACAACCTTCATAATAATGTTATACCAGACGATGTTGAGAATTATGCACCAAAAGTAGAGGATGAAATTACCGAAACTATAGTCACCGAAGATAACGTTGATTTTGACGAACCCTTTAAACAAGAAGAATTAGAAGATTACACAGAAGATCCTACAATTACAGAAGAGTTAAATCCAACTACATTTGTTACAAGCAATGAGTTTGTTTATAGTGGTCCAATAGACCCATATAAACAAACTATTGTTCCTAGAAGATTCACATCTTCAAAAGGTGAAAAATATGAAGGTCCAATAGGTAACATAGCAAAAAAAGTTAATGATAATAGAAATAGAAGAAAACCACTTTATGATGAAAATTATCAAGGAAAAATATTTTTAGGGGATTCAGACAGAATTTGAGATGCTCTTAAAAAACAAGCAACAGATGTATATAATCACAAAAGTGTTAATAAACCTGAGTTGGTATCGGAATTTAAGGAAAATATAAACCAAAACCAACAAGTTTCACCTAAAAAGACTTTATTCTCAGATTCAATAAATAGCGTAGATAAAATTAATGAAGAAACTAAACAAACATCAACAATCGATTGAGATGATTAGTATTTATTAATTATTTATAAACTAAAACTCTTATTGCATAAATATGAACATCTAAAATAAAATTGACAGTAAAAAAGTACTTTTATTGTTAAAATTTTATTGAAAGGTGTTCTTTTTATATGGCAAAACAATGAACAAAAAACGAAAAACTTTATATAATTAATGAATCAAAAAAAATTGGTATTTTAAATGCGGCATTAAAGTTTGATATTAGTACTAGCACAATTAAAAGATGAAAATCAGAGGTGAAAGTTAAAGGTGAAAGCGCTCTTTAATGAGGTAGCGGAACACAAGCAAAAGGAAATATCAAAAAATTTAAATCTCATGATTGAATTTTTAAAGAACCTGATGATATGAGCATTGAAGAATTAAGAGAGGCTTTGAAACTGGAAAGAGCTTTAAAAAAGCATTTGGCGAAGACAACTAAGGAAAAGTACTTCGCCATTTTTAATGTTAAAAGAATGTTTTCTTTGAAATTATCTTGTTTATATTTAAAAGTTTCAAGGTATGGATATTTAAAATGACTTAAAAACGGAAAACCAAAGTATAAAAATTATAATAGAATTTTAGCAATTAAGATAAGATGCCTTTTTTACTTGTTTAAAAAAAGATATGGTTATAATATGATAACTTTATTTTTAAACAAATACTTTAAAGAAAGATTAAACCCTTGAGTTGTTTATAGATATATGAAAATAATGAGTTTAAAAGCAGCAAAGAAAAAGAAAGTTCCAAACTATGATAAATCAGGTCCATTAAGATTTGAAAATCTACTAAATAGAAACTTTAAATCTAAAAATATAAATGAAAAATGAGTAACAGATGTAACTTATATAAAAACTATTAATGGAAACGTATATCTATCTGTTATAAAGGATTTGTTTAATTCAGAAATTATTGATTGAAAGTTATCGGTTAGTCCTAATAATAAATTATGTCATACAAATTTAATAAGCGCCATTAAAAAAAGAGGTGCACCAAATATAATCCACTCAGATCAAGGATCACCATATACAAATGAAACTTGAGAAAGATTATGTAAAACTAATAATATAAATATTTCTATGTCACGAAGAGGAAATTCACCAGATAATGGTGCCTGTGAGTCTTTTTTTGGAACTTTTAAAAATGAATGTATATATACATATAAAGTAAAAGAACTACATCATTCAAATATTTATAAAATTATCTCAGACTATATAGAGTTTTATAATTATGTTAGACCTTCATTAAAACATAAAAAAACTCCATACGAAATTCGTATGGAGAAAGTATCTTTTTAATGTCAATTTTAATTGACAATTTCAATAAGGTTTTTTTATTTTATAAATTTCCATTTATAAGTTTAAATAAAGAAGAATTTTTTTATTTTATAAGTTTGTTTTTATTTTTTTTATATAAAATTAAATAAAATGGAGAATAATAATGATATTAAATGTTTCTACAAATAAATATTTAAGAAAAAAACTTATATTTATATTTTTTGTTTTTATTAGATTTTTAATTTTTAATAATTATTTTTTCTTATTTTTTAATATATTTATGAGTTACTTGATTAACTCTAATTTTTTTTCTTAATAATTAGATTTTTTTCATTTTTATCCATACTATATTTTTTGAAAAAAACTTTAAAAAAAGAATTTACAAAGTCTAAAAATAGAATAGTCAATAAATCTGAATTACTTATTTTGTTAATTATTATAATTTTAGAATATTTCTTAAATTTACAAAAAGCCTTTTTTAATAACGAATTATTTTTGAGCAACCAATGAAGAAATGATTTTTTAAAATTTTTGATATGAAATTCAACGCTTTTTTTGATTTTATTTGCAACCTTTGTTCTTTATATAATTTCTTACAATTTATCATATTATTTTTTAAAGATCAGAAATTTTTATAACCACATTTTTAAAATCAAAAATCTATTTCTAGACTCAATAAAAACTATTTATAATTTTACACTTTATTTTCTTTACAAATTATTTTTATTTAAAATTAAAGCTAGATTTTTAATTAATGATTTAGTTATAAATTATAAAAAAACTAAGAAAATATATTTTATAAAATTCGTATATGGTGATAAAGTCAAAAAATAAATTTATATTATTATTTTAAAAAAAAGGAGGAAATATGAAAAATAATATAAATAAAATTGAAAATTTAGAAAAAAAATTTAAATCAGGTTACGGAATTGAAAATATTAATTTTATTGTAAAACCTGGTAGAGTATTTGGTTATTTGGGCCCTAACGGAGCGGGAAAATCAACTACAATTAGATCTTTAATGGGATTCATTAAACCTAACTCTGGAAGTTCTATAATAAAAAAAAGAAATGAAAATGAGATTGAAAACATAATATCTTATGATTCATGAAATGATAAAGACCATACACAAAAAATAATAATAGGATATGTACCAGGAGAAATTGCATTTCCCCAACATATGACAGGATTAAATTTATTAAAAATGGTGTTCAAATTAAGAAATATGACAAATTGAGAAATAGTTAAGCAAAATATTTTATATTG carries:
- a CDS encoding cysteine desulfurase; this encodes MNYKSYFTYFKNNQKEIYFDSAATSIKFDEVIKAQSEYDLIYAANTHNNLFKNAYLSNEMLKETRLKIKNFINAPSEKEIIFTSGTTYSLNQIVFGIKNVFNSADEILLTELEHASNLLPWIVLSKELNLKINYLKLNEDFSIDESELIKTLNKNVKVVSFALNSNTIGIRNNVENIIKIIKSFNKNIIVILDLAQSVIHNKIDVSKWGVDCVAFSTHKMFGPFGLGVLWAKEEILNLMNPIVYGGGNNIDITRNDYRLANIPDKFESGTLNLSAIYAFNKCLDIINKIGIDNIINHSKELKRYLRSKVNANLYKKFDFYNIDNDEPILVFNLKNVNAQDFGSFLNKKYNISVRVGKHCSRLVNKLLNTNSTIRASFSIYNTKEDIDNFVLALNDSDSWIDEII
- a CDS encoding iron-sulfur cluster assembly scaffold protein yields the protein MIDKNDKIMLRQIIMEHYTAPENKNLLNNKEAIIKLQDSPTCSDEINVQLLFDLDCIEDSRFDGNACAIATAASDILCNGLKNKNKKEALKYLENYHKLITTGECDENILDELIVFSDIYKQGNRINCALLAADGFKKIILNEV
- the sufB gene encoding Fe-S cluster assembly protein SufB, which translates into the protein MKKLKQEKEIKEISNYKYGFNEGEVSSFKVEKGINEEIIKQISRHKNEPEWMLDYRLKSLKIFNDFPQPNFGPDLNFINFDDYYYYTEGDNKISNDWDDVPTNIKKTFERLGIPEAEKEFLLGINAQWDAKPVYENLNKELEKQGVIFTDCDTALRKYPEIFKKYFGMIVKNNDNKYAALNSAVWSGGTFIYVPSGIKLSKPLQAYFRINYQLSGQFERTLIVVEDDAELHYIEGCTAPIYSKNNLHAAIVEIFIGKRSKVRYTTVQNWSDNVLNLVTKRSLVEEDGRMEWIDGNIGSKINMKYPSCILKGDRSQGDTISIAVAKKGVYQDAGSKMIHLGKETKSKIISKSITFQGGTANYRGLAYIGPNAINSKARVECDTLILDNQSHSDTIPQNKVHNNKSQIEHEATVSKVSEEQLFYLMSRGLSEQQALEIIVMGFLEPFTKELPLEYAVELNQLIKMDMEGSVG
- a CDS encoding NifU family protein, whose amino-acid sequence is MENNIEKKLIEVLDQLKVYINQDGGDMEFVALKDKIVYIRLKGNCVGCGLTDITFKEGVESILIEEFPYDIEGVEIVL
- a CDS encoding S1 RNA-binding domain-containing protein, which produces MVEKGQKIIAKVTAIVNYGAFCEIIDNDETIKGLIHISEISDFYVKSISEFLETGKEYEVEVIDFSKDKNQVKLSYKSIRPELLKIENSKIKETTNGFDNLKKSVK
- a CDS encoding glucose-6-phosphate isomerase, translating into MIKTNLTFLGFEKEILDFDKSILKDLENKLIDKKGLGSDFLGWINWPNDYDKEEYSKMKQIASRLRKDIDVLLVVGIGGSYLGTRAADNMIRGLLPNDKVQLIYVGNTISSSYIKQVLDYVENKEFAIVNASKSGTTTEPGISFRVFQKKLIEKKGKEIAKKRIVAVTDKSKGALKKLSLNEGYETFVIPDDIGGRFSVFTPVGLFPLMVAGVDTDLLMKGSQKAFKDLKDINNEAYKYAVARYLLNTKYDYKTEVLVSYEMQMQMYTEWWKQLFGESEGKDNKGLLPSSCIFSTDLHSLGQFIQDGTKNVLFETIIDVKKPSYDLNVPKDDEDLDGLNYLTSKSFHEINQTALKGVIEAHVNTGQVPNIILEFDKMDAEMFGYSIYWFMRSCAISGYLLDINPFDQPGVEVYKKNMFKLLKKPGF
- a CDS encoding dUTP diphosphatase, whose amino-acid sequence is MLEIKDLLYLSKKQEELDEYIMTSKKLSLNEEIDNNKIIALIVEISEFINECRAFKYWSNKPSSDKSIVLEEFVDSLHFIISIGNDIVFNFSNYKYNAWDKKDINYWSIEMYKSIMSFQGFRSHKNYSSLLNTFMNCMNILDFSSDDVLNSYNKKNETNFKRQDNNY
- a CDS encoding TrmH family RNA methyltransferase, yielding MKKIDSTTNELIKKIVLLKKSVNIKKNSQYLIEGEKMIDLAVYLKKAELILISDKKYLDKYKNFKELILINDNIAKKITSLINHQGVFAVCGIENSNLESNFDCLVLDDVQNPGNMGTILRSASAFGFKNIISSDNSVSFYNEKVLRATQSNHFQLNLISSNDIEKDIINLKNKGYFIVGSYLKNNNNNNNEKNNNKNDSHKKYALVLGNEGSGIKDNLVKYFDKNIIIKMEKDVESLNVAVAGSIIMKELYYQKNDLR
- a CDS encoding NADP-dependent glyceraldehyde-3-phosphate dehydrogenase; translation: MINYKALINGEFIDNGNWLEIYDPYNNEVAGKVTALKPEDIEKAFMFARNAQENWENVDLITRIKLMNDFKNLIEKNKNEIAKIMTSEISKNLKESLTEVERTIELIEYTLEEAKRMEPLALTGEGIGAKNKIGIFSRVAKGVVLAISPFNYPFNLALAKIIPALVMGNTVVFKPATAGSLVGAYIGKLSIEAKFPKGIFNVVTGRGREIGDIITSNKEIDMISFTGSVPIGKNIKEKASTKDLVLELGGKDPALVLDDSKLENWSKQIVDGAFGYSGQRCTAIKRVITTNKIADKLVPMLKSQIESLTVGSPYENKAITPVIDQKSADFIKGLIDDSVSKKAKVLCGNKFENNLVYPTLIDNVTLDMRVAWEEPFGPVLPIIRIDDLNEMIKIANDSEFGLQASVFCSDISNAINVAKKIKAGTVNINGKSQRGPDCFPFLGIKDSGQGVQGVRESLLSMTRYSGIVINY